CGCTCGACCAGCGTGGGCAGCTCCCGGCCGGCCAGCTCCATGATCTCGCGGCCGACCCAGGTGGGCGCGTGCACGCCGTTGGTGATCGAGCCGATCGGGACCTCGTCGACGTCGAAGCCCGGCCACAGGCCCTGGAACATCTCCCGGCTGACCTCGCCGTGCAGCTCCGAGACGCCGTTGACCCGCTGGGCCAGCCGCATTCCCATGGCGGCCATGTTGAACTTGCCCGGCTCGTCCTCGGCGCCGAGCGCCAGGATGCGGTCCACCGGGACCGTCGGCCACGCGTTGTCGCCGCCGAACTGGCGGGCGATCATGTCGCTCGGGAAGCGGTCGATGCCGGCGGGGACGGGCGTGTGGGTGGTGAAGACCGTGCCGGCGCGGACCGCCTCCAGCGCCTCGTCGAAGGAGAGCCTGCTCTCGGTGAGTTCGCGGATGCGCTCCAGTCCCAGGAAGCCCGCGTGTCCCTCGTTGGTGTGGAACACCTCGGGCTCGGGGTGGCCGCTGACCCGGGAGTATGCGCGGATGGCGCGGACGCCGCCGACGCCGAGCAGCAGCTCCTGCATCAGCCGGTGGTCGGTGCCCCCGCCGTACAGGCGGTCGGTGACGTCGCGGGCGCCGTTGTCGTTCTCGGCCACGTCGGAGTCGAGCAGCAGCAGCGGGACCCGGCCCACCTGGGCCACCCAGACCTGGGCGTGCAGCGTGCGGTGTTCGGGCAGGGTGATGCCGACGCGCACCGGCGTGCCGTCCTCCTCCTTGAGGAGGGTCAGCGGCAGGCCGCCGGGATCGAGGGACGGGTAGTGCTCCAGCTGCCAGCCCTCCGGCGAGAGGGACTGGGTGAAGTAGCCGTGCCGGTACAGCAGGCCGACCGCCAGGATCGGCACGCCGAGATCGCTGGCCGTCTTGAGGTGGTCGCCGGCGAGGATGCCCAGGCCGCCGGAGTACTGCGGCAGAGCGGCGGCGATGCCGTACTCGGGCGAGAAGTAGGCGACGGCCCGTGGGGCGTCGGGGATGGTCTGATACCACCGCGGCGCGGTCATGTACTCACGGAGGTCGTCCGCCGCGTCGGCGACCCGTCGCAGGAATCGGCGGTCGGCGGCCAGCTCGCGCAGACGTCCCGCGTCGACCGCGCCGAGGAGGGCGACGGGGTCGTGGCCTACACGCTCCCAGACGACCGGGTCGACCTCGGCGAAGAGGTCGAGTGTCTCGGGATGCCACGACCAGCGAAGATTGTGCACAAGCTCGCCGAGGGAGGCCAGCTCCGGAGGAAGGACGGTGCGGACGGTGAACCTGCGGATTGCTCTCACGCTGCCAGACCCTAGTTACTCAGCGCCACGAGGGCGACCCCAACACTCACGCGTCTCCCCCTCACCGCTATCAATCACCTCCAAACACATCAAAGTCAGGTTGGTCACGTCCCAGTGCAACGCGCCGGGAGGAAGAGGTCCCGCATTCTTCCCCCGACAGGCATGAAGATGGACTATTGGGGCAACGCATCTATGGACCGCAACGCCCTGCTCCCCGGACCCGGCCGTCCGCGAGGGGTGGCAGGACGCCGACCCGTCCCCGGGGCCGGTGACGGGGTGTTTGAAAACGCGAAGATCTTTTCTGCCGACTTTTCCCGGCGGTACCGGGCGTGCCGTCGCTACCTTGAGACGCGATGATCGGACGAATCCCAATCCAGGACATCCAGCCCACGGTCGACTGCGGGCGCCGCCCCGCCAAGGCCGCCGCGGGCGAGACCTTCGAGATCTCCGCCACCGTGTTCCGGGAGGGACACGACGCGGTGGCCGCCGGAGCCGTTCTCATCGGTCCCGACGGCGTGCGCGGCCCGCTGCTGCGCATGCACGAGCTTGCCCCGGGCACCGACCGCTGGGGCGTCGAGGTGACGCTGCCCACCGAGGGCGACTGGCACTTCCGCGTCGAGGCGTGGAGCGACCCCATGGCCACCTGGCTCCACGACGCGGGCATCAAGATCCCACGTGACATGGACGCCGAGCTCATGTGCGAGGAGGGCGCCCGGCTCTTCGAACGCGCCGCCAGAGCCGTACGGCCCGCGGACTGCGGGAGTGTGGCCCGCAGGCCCGTCGCCAGGACCGGGGCCGCGGACGGCAAGGCGGTGAAGGGCAGGAGCGCGAAGGCGGCGAAGGCTCCGGGGAAGGCCGCCCGCGGCGTGACCCTGAGCGCCGAGACGGCGGTGCTGGAGGCGGCCGCGGACGTTCACGTCTGCGGGCACCGGGCCGCGTTCCTGGCGGTGGCGGCCAAGCTGCGCGACGGGGACCTCGACCCACGCGCCCGGTTCTCGGTGGCCCAGCTCCCGGACACGGCGGAGCTGCTGCGCGCGCACCCGCTCCGCGACCTGGTGACGAAATCGTCCAGGCGCACGGTCAGGGTCGACCGGCGCAGGGCGCTGTTCGGATCCTGGTACGAGTTCTTCCCGCGCTCCGAGGGGGCGATCGTCGAACATGACACTGCCCCCAAGTCCGGAAATTTCACGACTGCCGCGAAGCGGCTGCCCGCGGTCGCCAAAATGGGCTTCGACGTCGTCTACCTGCCGCCGATCCACCCGATCGGACACAGCTTCCGCAAGGGCCGCAACAACACCCTGACGCCCGAGTCCTACGACCCCGGCTCTCCCTGGGCGATCGGCTCCGAGGAGGGCGGCCACGACGCCATCCACCCCGACCTCGGCACCTTCGAGGACTTCGACGCCTTCGTGGCCAGGACCCGCGAACTCGGCATGGAGGTCGCCCTCGACCTGGCCCTGCAGTGCGCGCCCGACCATCCGTGGGTCAAGGAGCACCCGGAGTGGTTCAACATCCGCGCCGACGGCTCCATCGCCTACGCGGAGAACCCGCCGAAGAAGTATCAGGACATCTACCCACTGAACTTCGACAAGGATCCGGAGGGCATCTACGCCGAGGTCAAGCGGGTGGTGCGGCTCTGGATGGACCACGGCGTACGGATCTTCCGGGTGGACAACCCGCACACCAAACCGGTGGCCTTCTGGGAGCGGCTGCTGGCCGACATCAACTCCACCGACCCGGACGTGCTGTTCCTGGCCGAGGCCTTCACCCGCCCGGCGATGATGCAGGCGCTGGCCAGGGTCGGCTTCCACCAGTCCTACACTTACTTCACCTGGAAGAACTCCAGGCAGGAGGTCGAGGACTACCTCGGTGAACTCTCCGGCGAGACATCGCACTTCCTGCGGCCGAACGTATTCGTCAATACTCCGGACATTCTTCATGAATACCTACAGCACGGGGGAGTCTCAGCATTTCGGATCAGAGCGGTCCTTGCGGCGATGGCGATGCCGACCTGGGGCGTATATGCCGGATACGAGCTTGCGGAGAATGTTCCAGTTCGACCCGGTAGTGAAGAATACCTAGATAGCGAGAAATATCAGTATAAGCCTCGCGATTGGGCTGAGGCCGAACGTGAGGGCCTTAGCCTGGCTCCCTTCATCACGCAACTTAATTTGTTGCGAAGAGCACACCCGGCGCTCCAGGAACTGCGTAACCTACGGTTCCATAGCGTCGACCATCCGGATGTGGTCTGCTTCTCCAAGCGGCTGCCCGGCGCCCATGACACGGCCACACGACGGCACGGCCTGGGCGACGTGGTTCTGACGGTCGTGAATCTTGACCCACACAACACCCATGAGGCCACGGTGTCCCTGGACATGCCGGCCCTCGGTCTCGACTGGCGTGCCGAGTTCGTCGTTGACGACGAACTGTCGGGCGAGTCGTATCGCTGGCGGCAGGACAACTACGTGCGCCTCGATCCCCATATCCACCCAGCACACATCTTCACTTTGCGTGCCGCGACGGCGAACCAGCGGTGAGCCGGCCGGGTGCGCGATACCGGCAGAACAGCGGGGAGTCCACTGGTGAGTCAGCTACCTGAGCCCATTCCGAACACCTTCGACGAGGAGAAGCCGCGCGACCCGTACTGGTTCAAGCGCGCCGTTTTCTACGAGGTGCTCATCCGGGGATTCGCCGATTCCAACGGGGACGGCACCGGAGACATCCGCGGTCTCATCAACCGGCTGGACTATCTCCAGTGGCTGGGGGTGGACTGCCTCTGGCTGCTCCCCCTGTACGAATCCCCGCTCCGCGACGGCGGTTACGACATCGCGGACTTCATGAAAATCCTTCCCGAGTTCGGGGATCTCGGGGATTTCGTGAAATTGGTGGATGAAGCCCACAAGCGGGGCATGCGTGTCATCGCCGACCTGGTGATGAACCACACCAGCGACCAGCATCCCTGGTTCCAGGCCTCCCGCCACGACCCCGAGGGTCCGTTCGGCGATTTCTACGTCTGGAGCGACTCCGACGAGACGTACCAGGACGCCCGGGTCATCTTCATCGACACCGAGACGTCCAACTGGTCCCACGACCCGGTGCGGGGCCAGTACTACTGGCACAGGTTCTTCTCCCACCAGCCGGACCTCAACTATGAGAACCCGGACGTCCAGGACGCGATGCTGGAGGTGCTGCGGTTCTGGCTGGACCTCGGCATCGACGGGTTCCGGATGGACGCCATCCCCTACCTGTTCGAGCAGGACGGCACCAACTGCGAGAACCTGCCCAGGACGCACGAATACCTCAAGCGGGTCAGGGCCGAGGTCGACCGCCTCTACCCCGACCGGGTGCTGCTGGCCGAGGCCAACCAGTGGCCCGCCGACGTCGTGGAGTATTTCGGCGACCCGGCGGCCGGCGGCGACGAGTGCCACATGGCGTTCCACTTCCCGCTGATGCCGCGCATCTTCATGGCCGTCAGGCGGGAGTCGCGCTACCCGATCTCGGAGATCATGGCCCAGACTCCGAAGATCCCCGAGAACTGCCAGTGGGGCATCTTCCTGCGCAACCACGACGAGCTCACGCTCGAGATGGTGACCGACGACGAGCGCGACTACATGTACTCCGAGTACGCCAAGGACCCCCGGATGCGGGCCAACGTCGGCATCCGGCGGCGGCTGGCGCCGCTGCTGGAGAACGACCGCAACCAGATCGAGCTGTTCACCGCGCTGCTGCTCTCCCTGCCCGGTTCTCCCGTCCTCTACTACGGCGACGAGATCGGGATGGGCGACAACATCTGGCTGGGCGACCGCGACGGCGTCCGCACCCCGATGCAGTGGAGCCCCGACCGCAACGCCGGGTTCTCCGACTGCGATCCCGGCCGGCTGTATCTCCCCGTCATCATGGACCCGATCTACGGCTACCAGGCGATCAACGTCGAGGCCCAGCAGAAGAGCTCCGGCTCGCTGCTGCACTGGACCAAGCGCATGATCGACATCCGCAAGCGGCATCCGGTCTTCGGCCTGGGGGCGTTCACCGAGCTGAACTCCTCCAACCCGAGCGTCCTCGCCTACGTGCGTGAGCTGGGCGACGACCGCATCCTGTGCGTGAACAACCTCTCGCGGTTCCCGCAACCGGTGGAGCTCGACCTGCGCCGGTTCGAGGGCTCGGTGCCCGTCGAAACCATGGGTGGAGTTCCTTTCCCGCCGATTGGCGAACTTCCGTATCTTTTGACGCTTCCTGGGCATGGGTTCTACTGGTTCACCCTGCCACCCGCAAACCAGGAGGCGTAAAGCCGTGTTGACGGAGCTCCTTACCGGCTGGATCACCCATCAGCGATGGTTCGCCGGTAAGGGGCGGCCGATAGACGAGCTCGTCGTCGACTCCGACGTCGAGCTCACCCACGGCCTCCGTCATCTGATCATCTCGGTCCGTCAGGCCGGGACACGCGACCGCTACCAGCTCCTGCTCGGCACCGGCGGAGACACCTCCGGCCGCTACAGCCACGCCCGGATCGGCGACGGCTGCTACGACGCCGCCTACGACCCCGACCTCACCGCCACCCTGCTCACCGGTATGGCCGAGGGCCGCGACCTCGGCCCGCTGCGCTTCCGCCACCTGGAGGGGGTGGAGATCGACACCTCCCTGCGCAGCCTGGTGCTCGGCGCGGAGCAGTCCAACACCTCCCTGGTGTACGGCGAGACCTACATCTGCAAGATGTTCCGCCGCCTGATCCCCGGGCTCAACCCCGAGCTGGAGATCGTCACCGCCCTGGCCCGGAACGGCTCCCACCACATCGCGCAGCCGTACAGCTGGATCGAGGCCGAGCTCGACGGCGAGCCCACCACGCTGGCGATGACCCAGGAGTTCCTCGCCACCGCCAACGACGGCTGGGCCCTGGCCCTGGCCAGCGTCCGCGACCTGTACGCCTCGCTCGACCCCTCGGCCTCCGACGCGGGCGGCGACTTCAGCTCCGAGGCCTACCGGCTCGGCGTGGCCACCGCCGAGGTCCACCACGAACTGGCCGCCGCGTTCCCCACCGACGTGATGGAGACGCAGGAGGTCAAGCAGATGATCGAGGACCACCGCCGCCGCCTGGCCGGCGCGGTCCACGAGGTGCCCGAGCTCGCCGAGCACGCCCGGGTGGCCCAGGAGGCCTACCAGCGGGTCGCCGACGTGATCTCCGAGATCCCCGTCCAGCGCGTCCACGGCGACTACCACCTCGGCCAGGTGATGCGCACGACCGGCGACTGGGTCGTCCTGGACTTCGAGGGCGAGCCCGGCCAGCCCCTCGCCGAGCGCCGCGCCCTGTCCTCGCCGCTGCGGGACGTGGCCGGCATGCTGCGCTCGTTCGACTACGCCGCCCGCCATCTGCTGGCCGGCCACCCCGACGCCGAGCAGTTGCGCCCCCGCGCCATCGAGTGGGCCGAGCTCAACCGTTCCTCCTTCCTGGCCGGCTACTCCGCCGGCGGCGGCCGCCTGCACGCCGAGGACGCCGTCCTGCTCCGCGCCCTGGAGCTGGTGAAGGCCGTCTACGAGGTCACCTACGAGGCCCGTAACCGCCCCACCTGGCTCCCCATCCCGCTGGCCGCCTTCCAGATGGGGCGCTAGGCCTGCCGCCCGAGAACCGGGTGAGACACGCGGATCTCCGCGATCGGCCGCCTCTCCGCGGCCCCGGCGACCCCGACCTGCATCAACCCGCCCGCTCTGTTCACCGGCCACGCCCAGTCCGGGTACGCGTTCGACGCGCTGGCCGGCACCGCGGACGTCCTCGGTGCCCCAGAGGGCATCGCGGTCCTGTGCCGCGGCACGGATCGCTGAGCAGGCGACGGAAGACGCCTCCCGTCAGTGTGCGCGGAGCGCCGCGATGAACCACTCGAACGCCGGGACGCGGGGCGGGAACGACGGCCGGCCGTTGATGACCCCCATCAGCTGCCAGTACCTCTCCACCTGCCGGTCGGTGAACGTCTCCAACTGGTCGGCCAGCCGTACGCGCTCCTCCGCGGGGGTGTCGGCGGCGACGATCCGGTCCAGGACGGCCCTGCCCTCGGCGGAGTCCGGGGCGATCCCCGCCGCCACCGCGCCGCCGGCGTGCTCCAGGACCGGCGCGGGGTCGTACGGCTGCGGCTGCTCGCCGGCCTCGGCCCCCGTCACCGCCATCTGCCGCACCCGCCGCCGGAACGACTCGTCGGCGACGAGCTCGGCGAGCTCCACCCAGGCGTCCACCTGCTCGGCGGTCGGATCGGCCGGCAGCTCCGCCGGCATCTGGCGCATCGCCCGCGCGATGCCGGCCCCCGGCGCGTCGGCGTCGAGATCGGCGAAGGCCTGGTCGACGAAGTCGTCGATGACGCGCTGCCGCTCCTGTGCGGACAGCAGGGAGAGCTTGTGCATGAGTCTCATCTCCTCGGTGGTGCTTCCTCGTTGGGCGACCGACCGCAGCACCGCCCGCCGTAGCTGGAGGACGCGGATCTCCGCGTCCAGGGCGTCGGCATGCGCCCTGGCGATGTCGGCGACGGTGCCCTGCCTGCGCAGGACCCGCCGGACCGTGTCCAGGTCCAGTCCCAGCTCGCGGAGTGTCCGCACCAGGTCCAGGCGCGCCACCGCCTCGGCGTCGTAGAGCCGGTAACCACCGGCCGAGCGGCGCGTCGGCGGAGCGACGCCGGCGTCGGACCAGAAACGGATGGTCCGCACCGGCAGGCCGGTACGGCGGGCGAGCTGTCCGATGGTGAACAGCTCGGTGCGGTCGTTCACGAGGCCAGCCTCAACCTTCCAGCCACTGGAGACTCCACTCTTTTTCGCGCGGAGTTCAACTATCCAACGATTTCCCCATAGCGCCCGGCATCGGACAGGCCCGAGACTGGTCCCGTTGCGTACGACGGCAGCGGAGAAGGCCAGACGCGGCGGAGGCGGGATGACGACCGAGCGCACCGGACCACCCAAGGCGGCACGGCGTCCCGAACTGGACGCGATCCGCACCCTTGTGGTCGTCGGGCTGGTGTTCTTCCACTCGGCGCTGGTGTTCGACACGCGCGACGACTACTACGTCAAGAACGCCGACACCACCGACGTGACCACGGTCCTCGCCGGTATCGGCGTGGTGTGGGCGATGCCGATGCTCTTCCTCATCGCCGGCCTGGGCTCGTGGCATTCGCTGCGCAGGCGTGGCCCCGCCAGGTTCGCGGTGGAGCGGCTGCTGCGGCTCGGCGTGCCGCTGGTGTTCGCGATCCTCACGATCATCCCGGTGCCGCAGTGGCTGCGCCTGCGGGCCGACCCCGGCTACCACGAGCCGTATCTGCGGTTCCTGCCCCGGTTCTTCGACGTGCACCTGGATCTGTCCGACTTCCCCTTCGTCCTGCGGGGCAGGTATTTCGAGGCCGGGCACCTGTGGTTCGTGGTGCTGCTGCTGGCGTTCTCGCTCCTGCTGGCACCGCTGATCCGCTGGTTCCCCCGCGACCGCGGCCGCCGGATCCGCGACCACCTGGCCGCGGCGGCACAGCGGCGCGGCGCGATACTGCTGCCGGCCGTCCCGGTCGCGGTGGTCAGCGCGCTGATGGGCCTGGAGGAGGCGTTCGCCGCGTGGAGCCGCTGGGCGTATCTGCTGTTCTTCCTGTACGGGTTCGTGCTCGCCGCAGACGAGCGGTTCCGGACCGCGATGCGCCGCGACGCGGTGCCGGCCGCCGTGCTCGGTGCCGTCCTCTTCCTGGTCGGCATGCCGGGGTTCCTGGTCGTGGGCAACGTCTTCGGCGGCGACCCCTTCACGGACATGACCCCGCTCGCGATCGGCGCCCGAATACTGTACGGCGCGACGGGGTGGTGCTGGCTGGTCGCGATCCTGGGACTTCTCGACCGCCGTCGCCCGGCACCGGCCGCCGTACAGGAATCGCCGGGTGGCCTGGGCCGACGGCTGTACGGCTATCTGGCCACCGCCGCGCTGCCGCTGTACGTCCTGCACCAGCCGATCGTCGTCGCGGTCGCGTACGGCGTGGTCGGCTGGGGCGCGCCTATCGTGGCCAAGTACGTCGTGATCGTCGCGATCTCGCTCACCCTGACCGTGGCCGCGTACGACCTGCTGGTGCGGCGCACGCGGTTGACCCGGTCCCTGTTCGGGATGCGCGGGTAGGCGCACCGGCATGCGGGGATCGGGCGTGGGCGAGGCATCACCGCGGGGACGGCGGAGGACCGGGCAGGCCGAGTTTCCACAGGCGCAGCGTGCCGTCGGAGCCGCCGGAGACGGCGACGACCTCGCCGTCCACCCGCCCCAGCGCCACCGACGTGACAGCCCCGCT
Above is a genomic segment from Streptosporangium album containing:
- the glgP gene encoding alpha-glucan family phosphorylase, whose translation is MRAIRRFTVRTVLPPELASLGELVHNLRWSWHPETLDLFAEVDPVVWERVGHDPVALLGAVDAGRLRELAADRRFLRRVADAADDLREYMTAPRWYQTIPDAPRAVAYFSPEYGIAAALPQYSGGLGILAGDHLKTASDLGVPILAVGLLYRHGYFTQSLSPEGWQLEHYPSLDPGGLPLTLLKEEDGTPVRVGITLPEHRTLHAQVWVAQVGRVPLLLLDSDVAENDNGARDVTDRLYGGGTDHRLMQELLLGVGGVRAIRAYSRVSGHPEPEVFHTNEGHAGFLGLERIRELTESRLSFDEALEAVRAGTVFTTHTPVPAGIDRFPSDMIARQFGGDNAWPTVPVDRILALGAEDEPGKFNMAAMGMRLAQRVNGVSELHGEVSREMFQGLWPGFDVDEVPIGSITNGVHAPTWVGREIMELAGRELPTLVERAQGWEGVNKISDADIWEIRGRLRARLVGGARERLRRSWLDRGASRAELTWIDDALDPNVLTIGFARRVPSYKRLTLMLSNPDRLRELLLDPDKPVQIVIAGKAHPADEGGKKLIQQIVKFADAEDVRHRIVFLPDYDMALGQLLVQGCDVWMNNPLRPLEACGTSGMKAALNGGLNLSIRDGWWDEWYDGTNGWAIPTADGVTDPDRRDELEAGALYDLIDHEVADRFYDRASDGLPLRWLEMVRHTLTSLGPKVLAGRMLRDYVVGLYAPAAGSARALLADGYEPAKSFAAWKLKVSQAWPGVRVEHVEASNLADTPEVGAALELRATIALGELEPGDIRVQAAYGLVGLHDELVGPAYADLALEAVGDDGKAVFGGTIPLDRTGAFGYTVRVVPDHPLMATPSELGMIAVPEEPAGMTNGTLR
- a CDS encoding helix-turn-helix domain-containing protein → MNDRTELFTIGQLARRTGLPVRTIRFWSDAGVAPPTRRSAGGYRLYDAEAVARLDLVRTLRELGLDLDTVRRVLRRQGTVADIARAHADALDAEIRVLQLRRAVLRSVAQRGSTTEEMRLMHKLSLLSAQERQRVIDDFVDQAFADLDADAPGAGIARAMRQMPAELPADPTAEQVDAWVELAELVADESFRRRVRQMAVTGAEAGEQPQPYDPAPVLEHAGGAVAAGIAPDSAEGRAVLDRIVAADTPAEERVRLADQLETFTDRQVERYWQLMGVINGRPSFPPRVPAFEWFIAALRAH
- a CDS encoding alpha-1,4-glucan--maltose-1-phosphate maltosyltransferase — its product is MIGRIPIQDIQPTVDCGRRPAKAAAGETFEISATVFREGHDAVAAGAVLIGPDGVRGPLLRMHELAPGTDRWGVEVTLPTEGDWHFRVEAWSDPMATWLHDAGIKIPRDMDAELMCEEGARLFERAARAVRPADCGSVARRPVARTGAADGKAVKGRSAKAAKAPGKAARGVTLSAETAVLEAAADVHVCGHRAAFLAVAAKLRDGDLDPRARFSVAQLPDTAELLRAHPLRDLVTKSSRRTVRVDRRRALFGSWYEFFPRSEGAIVEHDTAPKSGNFTTAAKRLPAVAKMGFDVVYLPPIHPIGHSFRKGRNNTLTPESYDPGSPWAIGSEEGGHDAIHPDLGTFEDFDAFVARTRELGMEVALDLALQCAPDHPWVKEHPEWFNIRADGSIAYAENPPKKYQDIYPLNFDKDPEGIYAEVKRVVRLWMDHGVRIFRVDNPHTKPVAFWERLLADINSTDPDVLFLAEAFTRPAMMQALARVGFHQSYTYFTWKNSRQEVEDYLGELSGETSHFLRPNVFVNTPDILHEYLQHGGVSAFRIRAVLAAMAMPTWGVYAGYELAENVPVRPGSEEYLDSEKYQYKPRDWAEAEREGLSLAPFITQLNLLRRAHPALQELRNLRFHSVDHPDVVCFSKRLPGAHDTATRRHGLGDVVLTVVNLDPHNTHEATVSLDMPALGLDWRAEFVVDDELSGESYRWRQDNYVRLDPHIHPAHIFTLRAATANQR
- the treS gene encoding maltose alpha-D-glucosyltransferase, which encodes MSQLPEPIPNTFDEEKPRDPYWFKRAVFYEVLIRGFADSNGDGTGDIRGLINRLDYLQWLGVDCLWLLPLYESPLRDGGYDIADFMKILPEFGDLGDFVKLVDEAHKRGMRVIADLVMNHTSDQHPWFQASRHDPEGPFGDFYVWSDSDETYQDARVIFIDTETSNWSHDPVRGQYYWHRFFSHQPDLNYENPDVQDAMLEVLRFWLDLGIDGFRMDAIPYLFEQDGTNCENLPRTHEYLKRVRAEVDRLYPDRVLLAEANQWPADVVEYFGDPAAGGDECHMAFHFPLMPRIFMAVRRESRYPISEIMAQTPKIPENCQWGIFLRNHDELTLEMVTDDERDYMYSEYAKDPRMRANVGIRRRLAPLLENDRNQIELFTALLLSLPGSPVLYYGDEIGMGDNIWLGDRDGVRTPMQWSPDRNAGFSDCDPGRLYLPVIMDPIYGYQAINVEAQQKSSGSLLHWTKRMIDIRKRHPVFGLGAFTELNSSNPSVLAYVRELGDDRILCVNNLSRFPQPVELDLRRFEGSVPVETMGGVPFPPIGELPYLLTLPGHGFYWFTLPPANQEA
- a CDS encoding maltokinase N-terminal cap-like domain-containing protein, whose protein sequence is MLTELLTGWITHQRWFAGKGRPIDELVVDSDVELTHGLRHLIISVRQAGTRDRYQLLLGTGGDTSGRYSHARIGDGCYDAAYDPDLTATLLTGMAEGRDLGPLRFRHLEGVEIDTSLRSLVLGAEQSNTSLVYGETYICKMFRRLIPGLNPELEIVTALARNGSHHIAQPYSWIEAELDGEPTTLAMTQEFLATANDGWALALASVRDLYASLDPSASDAGGDFSSEAYRLGVATAEVHHELAAAFPTDVMETQEVKQMIEDHRRRLAGAVHEVPELAEHARVAQEAYQRVADVISEIPVQRVHGDYHLGQVMRTTGDWVVLDFEGEPGQPLAERRALSSPLRDVAGMLRSFDYAARHLLAGHPDAEQLRPRAIEWAELNRSSFLAGYSAGGGRLHAEDAVLLRALELVKAVYEVTYEARNRPTWLPIPLAAFQMGR
- a CDS encoding acyltransferase family protein, with product MTTERTGPPKAARRPELDAIRTLVVVGLVFFHSALVFDTRDDYYVKNADTTDVTTVLAGIGVVWAMPMLFLIAGLGSWHSLRRRGPARFAVERLLRLGVPLVFAILTIIPVPQWLRLRADPGYHEPYLRFLPRFFDVHLDLSDFPFVLRGRYFEAGHLWFVVLLLAFSLLLAPLIRWFPRDRGRRIRDHLAAAAQRRGAILLPAVPVAVVSALMGLEEAFAAWSRWAYLLFFLYGFVLAADERFRTAMRRDAVPAAVLGAVLFLVGMPGFLVVGNVFGGDPFTDMTPLAIGARILYGATGWCWLVAILGLLDRRRPAPAAVQESPGGLGRRLYGYLATAALPLYVLHQPIVVAVAYGVVGWGAPIVAKYVVIVAISLTLTVAAYDLLVRRTRLTRSLFGMRG